The nucleotide sequence atataaacaaaaaaaattgggatcCGTAGACCCATGCATATTGAAAGTCCATCTTAGAAACTACTAATTCCTaatttcactaaattttatattttcggttattcaattttaacagcatgtattttttattttttttttccattttcaaaaattttcttttttctatattacttttaaaaaatatgttttatggtatttattttcaaaaatacctttttaatatattaaatgactaaattttaaaattaatttaatatattataattgtataaaagatagtaaaaataaaataaaataaaaaactaaacaaaagtaTTTCTGAAATGGAATATTTCAAAAAGAACATTTctaataagttttttattttttaattatttagaaaaacaatttataatctACGAAAATGCATAAAATCATTAAACTATGCTAAAACTTTTGAATAGTTAGCATGTATAACACagtgaatcaaataataatttttctaattttttagttttcgttaaattaatagaaaacaaGTTATTTTCTGtgaatatattattatcatGCGAACCTTTGATTtatcatatatgtttttcaGGTAATTTGTGAATTCAGAATCTTAAActctatttatttaaaactacATGTCAAccataaattattatataacaataattttataagaatcAAAGATTCTGGGAGTTTAAATTGTAGAGTGGATCTGATTTGATTTCATATATAGTCACTAGTTTATTGGtcaattaaaacgaaaaatgCATTCACATCATACAAAACAATTCTTAAATATATCTATGACAAAATCCCAAAATTGTCAATAAAAAGTTcacttttgttttatctttaaattataCTAGTTAACTATTGTGAAAAATAAGCCTTCTATAAAAAAAGCGAAGgctgaaaaaaattatatatataaaaaagcgaacatttttaaatagaaaGTGTCGAATTGtttgttacaaattttaaaacttaaactaCATTTAAGCTTTAATGTGttttctacattaaaaaaaaaaacaaaaactatattaaaattagagaaaaattgTAGAAAATGTTAGTGTGTGGCGTCATGATACACGGAGAACCTTTGGCACCACACAcgtatttttctttctagtctttgttttctatttgtCAACTTTCATATTCAagtctttgtttatatattagaCCATGTTTTTAATCTAAATGCTTAAAGTcacattattaataataatgtaagagattagtatgtatattatatagtttgtttCCTTCCTTCCTCATCTTCACATTGAAGCtgtctctttctttcaccaTCAGTTGCACCTGTTGTGTCTTGTTTGTTCTCAATTTCATCATCTTTTATATATCACTTCCTTTTTGGTTCTTTCCTCCATCCAACTTTTGCCTTCTCCTCTGATCTTATCTTTTTACGATTGTGCAGATCTCAGTCTCTAATTCCTTCGTTTCCTCAGATTCttatagggtttttttttttaattctcttttggtttctcccaattttgtttgattctttctttaaaGTTTTCACCTTTCCTTCTGACTCTCTGTTTAGGTCAGGACATTGATTCAGAGTAATGTTCTGTCTGAAAAATTCGATTTTGTTTCTATAGTTTCATAACTCAGTTCTCCAAGTTCACAATTTTCACCCTTTTGGTTCTGGGTTTGGTTATTTCCCTCTTAGAAATGTGAATTTAGGGCTTTTGTTCCTTGAGACTTGTGTGATCTTTGATCCTccatgcaacaacaacaaaagcagAGCTTTTGATTTGGTTGATAATTCTGCAAAACAGAAGGGGAATAAAATGGCTACTTTGACTGAGCCATCATCATCTTTGAGTTTCACATCTTCTCATTTCTNATAGAGTAATGTTCTGTCTGAAAAATTCGAACTTTttcttcgattttgtttttatagtttGTTAACTCAATCCTCCAAGTTCACAATTTTCACCCTTTTGGTTCTGGGTTTGGTTATTTCCCTATTAGAAATGTGAATTTAGGGCTATTGTTTCTTGAGACTTGTGTGATCTTTGATCCTccatgcaacaacaacaaaagcagAGCTTTTGATTTGGTTGGTAATTCTGCAAAACAGAAGGGGAAAAAAATGGCTACTTTGACTGAGCCATCATCATCTTTGAATTTCAcatcttctcatttctcttacGGTTCTATTGGGTCTAATCAATTCCCATCAAGCTCAGCTTCGAATCCTGAAGTTGTTAGTCTAAGCAAACTCAGCTCCAATCTTGAGCAGCTTCTTAGTAATCCGGATTGTGATTACAGCGATGCGGAGGTCATTGTTGATGGTGTTCCTGTTGGTGTTCACAGATGCATTTTAGCTGCGAGAAGTAAGTTTTTCCAAGAAATGttcaagaaagagaagaaaatttcGAAAACTGAGAAACCAAAGTACCAGTTGAAAGAGATGTTGCCTTATGGAGCTGTTGGTCATGATGCTTTCTTGTACTTGTTGAGTTATATCTACACTGGCAGATTAAAGCCATTTCCTTTGGAGGCTTCGACTTGTGTTGATCCAGTTTGTGCTCATGACTCTTGTCGACCCgccattgattttgttgttcAGTTGATGTATGCTTCATCTATTCTCCAAGTGCCTGAGCTAGTTTCATCTTTTCAGGtaaaaatcatcttttttttctctgtgtctctttgtttcttgatttacAGACCTCAATGAGAGCTTAAAGGTTTGTGCtttatgtttgtgtgtgtgtttgcagCGGCGGCTTTGTAACTTTGTGGAGAAGACCCTTGTTGAGAATGTTCTTCCCATTCTTATGGTTGCTTTCAATTGTAACTTGACTGACTTACTTGATCAGTGTATCGAGAGAGTGGCGAGGTCAGATCTTTACAGGTTCTGTATCGAAAAAGAGGTTCCTTTCGAAGTAGCAGAGAAGATTAAACAGATTCGACTCAAGTCTCCACAAGACGGAGGAGAGAGCAAGGTTTCAGAGAAATTGCTTGGGAGAATTGGAAAAATTCTCAAGGCGTTGGATTCAGATGATGTTGAGCTTGTGAAGCTTCTTTTAACTGAGTCAGATATTACTCTAGATCAAGCCAATGGTCTGCATTATTCAGTGGTGTATAGTGATCCAAAAGTTGTTGCTGAGATTCTTGCTCTTGGTATGGGTGATGTAAATCACAGAAACTCTAGGGGTTACACGGTTCTTCATTTTGCTGCAATGCGTAGAGAGCCATCGATCATTATATCGCTTATCGAAAAAGGCGCCAATGCATCTGAGTTCACATCTGATGGACGCAGTGCGGTTAATATATTGAGAAGACTGACTAATCCAAAGGATTACCAAACAAAAACGGCGAAAGGGCGTGAATCTAGTAAAGCACGGTTATGCATTGACATCTTGGAAAGAGAAATCAGGAAGAAGCCTATGGTTCTTGATACACCAATGTGTTCCCTATCTATGCCTGAAGATCTCCAAATGAGACTGTTGTACCTAGAAAAGAGAGGTAATTGACTAAAAGTTGTTAAAATCTTCTGTATCTTTAcgatatatatttgttaaagcaTCACAACCTTTTGCAGTGGGACTTGCTCAGTTGTTCTTTCCAACGGAAGCTAAAGTGGCTATGGACATTGGTAATGTAGAAGGTACAAGTGAGTTCACAGGTCTGCCACCGCCTTCGAATGGGTTAACGGGAAACTTGAGTCAGGTTGATTTAAACGAAACACCTCATATGCTAACCAAAAGACTTCTTACCCGTATGGAGGCTCTGATGAAAACAGGTTAGGTTTTTGTGagtttactcttcttcttcttctgctgctcaTTTTCTCTTGACTAACTTCATTAACCATTACAATATGCAGTTGAGACTGGTCGGAGATTTTTTCCATATGGCTCAGAGGTTCTAGATAGGTACATGGATGAGTACATAGACGAAGACATCCTCGATGATTTACGTATCGAGAAGGGATCTACACAGGAAAGAAGATTGAAGAGAATGAGGTATAGAGAGCTTAAGGATGATGTGCAAAAGGCGTATAGCAAAGACAAAGAGTCTAAGATTGCACGTTCTTGTctttctgcttcatcttctccttcttcttccataaAAGACATCTGAAGAACGCAACATGAATCTGCACCATAAGTTAAATGTAATTAGATATCTTTCTTAAAAGGGTTCTTCTTTTTGGGTCAGTTTATATACAGATGCTTTAGGTTCAGTTTTAATAAAGAGATAGTTAAATGTAAAGCAGTAAGAATAGGAGTGCTGATTAACCCAGACCATTCTAACCATATgcaatcttttgttttctatacaaagatatatatactattttaggtaatttacaaaaacttCTCAGATACCTGACACTTAAAATAGACTAAGACACTCCACaaaaaaatcaggaaaaaaCATGATCATTTGTCATAGACATCTTTGCATAGTTACAGGCGATAAGACTATGGTGGCTAAGAGTAAAGGACAAAACCATTGTTCCAAAAAACCTGTAATAATGCATTCTGAATAGAGCTGTCACAGGTATGTCCCAGTATGTAGATGTTAGCTGATCTCTTTGGTATAGGGTCGGGGCTTGTCTGACCAATACTCTCTTTCAACAAAGAAAGCCTTTTAAGATGCATCATACGTCAAAATGGCATATAGCATATCAACATTATGGAGAGTCTCTGTTCTTTCAGCTTTCTCCAAGTCCTTCCTGTCCATTTGTTggaattaatatcactatactGATGGATAGAGTTTCATACAATTCCAAAGGCGGAAATACTTATATGCATGGACATATTCTCTGATCCTCCCCACCGCACTGAAAAATGCCAGACTCAGGTCACTGACTGTGAGCACAGCAATGAGAAAATGCTATAGAGATCAACAGACATCTGCATCAGATTGAAgataacatttatataattgaACTGACCAGTTAACTTCACTCCAGGTATGAtgctttctttatattttcccAAGTAGCTGGACCTTCAGGGTGGGTACGGACAAAGTATGACACAAACAAGGTATTAGAAATACCAACAATAGTGCCTAGTGTCAGCCTCGGAATGACTGCATCTATTTTCCTCAACCAAATGTACATTGAGAACCTCTGATGTATTCTCTCCACACTATAACACAAATATGTTGGGGACTCTATCAAGGATTCAATTGGATAACCCAAATAATCTGTTAGCATATTGATCTTCTTTTTTATGATATCTTTCGGCCGGTTAAGTATATGAGGAGCCCGCTTAACTAGCTGAGTAACAACGTTATAGTCCAAACCAGCTTTCACAAAGCAATCAAATCTTTCCTGCAGCTCATCTCCCCTCCCTTGGAACTTTTTCAGAGCCCTCACCAACTCATCAGAATTCTCTACATACCCTAGCTTCAACAAGAATGCCGTCTTCTCTGCATTCCTCGAGTCCAGTGAACCAAGTTCAATCCTACTATTATTACTTTTAGAAGCTAAACTAAACAATTTCAAAGGCTCTCCCTTTATAATCTGACATAACTCGTCTCTTCCGATTTTTGATCTATTCCAAACAGCTCTAGGTCCTATCAGAGATGATGAACAGATAAGCTTCATGTGACACAGTAAAAAACTAACGATAAACTGCTTTTCCATTTTGATATATCTCAAGAACTTCAACGCCTCCAAAATTCTTTTAACAGATTTCTCCAATAGCATCTCTGGATTGTCTATCACTAATTTATCGATTTCATTCATCTCAAGTCCAAGAACTTTATGGAACTTT is from Camelina sativa cultivar DH55 chromosome 20, Cs, whole genome shotgun sequence and encodes:
- the LOC104771708 gene encoding regulatory protein NPR3; this encodes MATLTEPSSSLNFTSSHFSYGSIGSNQFPSSSASNPEVVSLSKLSSNLEQLLSNPDCDYSDAEVIVDGVPVGVHRCILAARSKFFQEMFKKEKKISKTEKPKYQLKEMLPYGAVGHDAFLYLLSYIYTGRLKPFPLEASTCVDPVCAHDSCRPAIDFVVQLMYASSILQVPELVSSFQRRLCNFVEKTLVENVLPILMVAFNCNLTDLLDQCIERVARSDLYRFCIEKEVPFEVAEKIKQIRLKSPQDGGESKVSEKLLGRIGKILKALDSDDVELVKLLLTESDITLDQANGLHYSVVYSDPKVVAEILALGMGDVNHRNSRGYTVLHFAAMRREPSIIISLIEKGANASEFTSDGRSAVNILRRLTNPKDYQTKTAKGRESSKARLCIDILEREIRKKPMVLDTPMCSLSMPEDLQMRLLYLEKRVGLAQLFFPTEAKVAMDIGNVEGTSEFTGLPPPSNGLTGNLSQVDLNETPHMLTKRLLTRMEALMKTVETGRRFFPYGSEVLDRYMDEYIDEDILDDLRIEKGSTQERRLKRMRYRELKDDVQKAYSKDKESKIARSCLSASSSPSSSIKDI